One Eriocheir sinensis breed Jianghai 21 unplaced genomic scaffold, ASM2467909v1 Scaffold1660, whole genome shotgun sequence DNA segment encodes these proteins:
- the LOC126990452 gene encoding zinc finger protein 596-like — MRAKSVRKASLTRVAVTNTLTYSAERSNSCQVCGESFSKKGKLKTHILTHTGERNHECEVCGKRFNKKSNLNRHILTHTGERNHECEVCVKRFNKKSNLNRHILTHTDERNHECEVCGKRFNQKSHLNTHILTHTGERNHECEVCGKRFNHKSHLNRHILIHTGERNHECEVCGKRFNQKSTLNTHILTHTGERNHECEVCGKRFNHKNTLNRHILTHTGERNHECEVCGKRFNRKSNLKTHILTHTGERNHECEVCGKRFLSKSYLKTHSIRHTGHKGFKCDVCGKRFMTRGEIARHVKIHLRHVKIHL, encoded by the coding sequence ATGagagccaagagtgtgagaaaagcctCCCTGACAAGGGTGGCGGTAACTAACACACTCACTTACTCTGCTGAAAGAAGTAATAGTTGTCAAGTCTGTGGGGAAAGTTTCAGTAAGAAGGGTAAACTCAagacacacatccttacacacactggtgaaagaaatcatgaatgtgaagtttgtgggaaaagattcaataagaagagtaacctcaacagacacatccttacacacactggtgaaagaaatcatgaatgtgaagtttgtgtgAAAAGATTTAataagaagagtaacctcaatagacacatccttacacacactgatgaaagaaatcatgaatgtgaagtgtgtgggaaaagatttaatcagaagagtcacctcaacacacacatccttacacacactggtgaaagaaatcatgaatgtgaagtgtgtgggaaaagatttaatcataagagtcacctcaacagacacatccttatacacactggtgaaagaaatcatgaatgtgaagtttgtgggaaaagatttaatcagaagagtaccctcaacacacacatccttacacacactggtgaaagaaatcatgaatgtgaagtgtgtgggaaaagatttaatcataAGAATaccctcaacagacacatccttacacacactggtgaaagaaatcatgaatgtgaagtttgtgggaaaagatttaatcggaagaGTAACCTCAAGACACACATCCTCACAcatactggtgaaagaaatcatgaatgtgaagtgtgTGGGAAAAGATTCCTTTCAAAGTCCTACCTGAAGACACACAGCATAAGACACACTGGCCACAAAgggttcaagtgtgatgtttgtgggaagCGCTTTATGACCAGAGGTGAGATTGCCAGACACGTGAAGATTCACCTCAGACACGTGAAGATTCACCTCTGA